From Tribolium castaneum strain GA2 unplaced genomic scaffold, icTriCast1.1 ptg000113l, whole genome shotgun sequence:
ataatagcagaggtcgcttctggcttctatcgcctttcaaattaaagacagtaggaaggtacttgatagaacaggcaacaagcataaagtgatagagcaatctatcacggcatggcaagccagatgggacaacagttccaaaagaaaatggacgcatcgcatcgtcttatctcgaacataagtcggtagatggaaaggagaaaacctgtgagacaggtaaattactacctaatacagtttttaataggacataaggcttttctgtcatatctacaccgtatgcatcgagcagatgatgaccgctgtgtatactgcaacgaggaagatacagccgaacatgtgtttttcgaaacatgtgttttatcaacgcgatgccattcgatagaagtgggaattacaaataagtaataaacttatacatgataatctagttgaaaaaatgctcgagaacaatgagcattggagaacagtacagaaatttacagaggagatttataaaactaagaaaatgggggaagaaggaagaaatcaatgttcgaaaagctctgattcttcgtaaacgaaaagacgtagaaaaatgcccgctgagggacctagatcatctgccgtaggaggcggccagaagatgtcttggaaaccagcgtgcacgatctaagaacggaggcgctaattcctggagaaaaagaataagctttcactcctgacggtatggtcaggtcaggtcaggtcaagtggctgagatgggtggcttagattctatacattagatatacctttttcattgcctagtatggttgaaagtgtattttggacatttaaaaaaaccatacaaatcttaagaatgcatcaagttcaagaaaatctaagaatgcttctcctgtagaaatgtcataaaaagatattggaagattagaaataatagttgtctgagatagttcaagcattaataattttaaaatagcaaacacattatatctttgatcaagttttgggtatgggaaaaaattgacaaaaacacattttctgagcacagaagctcgccggaaaaacgaaaactgaacaatgtaaggagctgttttagcgcaattctttagattttatacgacaatttaaaaaaagtaaattttagtctattttccaatttaagaaaaaaatacactggaaaaaatataacgaaaattttcaagatatcacagctctaaaaaacttggtttaaaaagttaccagaattgacccacatggatgggattccaaaccccgattaaccaagtgtatgtaataaaaaggtagttatagtaaaaagtaatcaaaaaattgttttgctaaattattgttttctatgtgaggccataaattaatcattccactcttgtatatagttttataaatcgaatttataacaaacatttagggtagatatctactataaaagatttgtttattataataaattgttagttaatttctttgaggaaagtactattgatctatttattttttataattattaataataactattagtgtacctattaatagcgcaaagttgtacctttgtcgattgaagcattttctcaaaatcgacaatataaatttgcgctcgcaacacacatacacaaaacttttctgaatctccaagtattaacaatataccataatattcagaacaaaaccatgtaacaatttattaaaattggcaattatttattttctgtttactcgttgttactagtaactatagctagttacaaaaatcactgacatttgatttcaaaaaaaaaaaaataataataataataaaaaataaacaaaatggggagaacaagcgtttttttcagttatgtcgctttaaagcgacaaagtgacagttttggagaaacgtcaaccttacgttgctaatatagacattataatatgtaataattataaatgacagcacaacaacttatacttattttaagaaatccgcgtcttaattatgcacccaaatataatactaaatattaaactaaaaaggatgtacaaacgagagaatgttataaatattttttaaatttctaatttaagagttcgtcgctgctcctttcagattccatcaaatggataacttcggggggaaaacccggagcgccgtcttcttttttttctaaggcaacacggcatggcatggctgcccagggtgcgttcaggaatgaagaaccaatggttccgattcctcaggtgaaattgaattcgtatcagaatatgtagtattgtttgtaatgtaataactaaaaaaaatgaaattaagacatatagaagaaacactaaagagagttaagaatttgattaatccgagatgttactttcctgctatttcttgatttcttttgcgtcgcacttttaccgatgtaatttgtttttgctgtttcattttaaatttaatttaaaaagagcttcgattgataaaaaaaaatctagatttgagtggtcggtcattagatttattttttacttaatgaaacaaattttatttacttttaaatgttaattgtggttctgaaaagaaccgatttcatttttttcttctttttaaacgatgaaagaaaaaacttctctattttgaacttgtgtatttggtgacggctttggtaccttcagagactgcgtgctttgccaattcaccaggcaacaagagacgaaccgctgtttgaatttcccggctcgtaatcgtcgaacgcttgttgtaatgcgcaagacgagaagcttcagcggcgatccgttcaaagatatcattaacgaaactgttcatgatgctcatcgccttgctcgaaataccggtatcggggtgtacttgcttcaataccttataaatatagattgcatagctttccttcctcctgcgcttctttttcttgtcgctcttcgaaatattcttttgagcttttccagcctttttcgctgctttaccgcttgtctttggtggcatattttttaatatttctaatcttaataaagaaaaaaaaaacacgacacaaacgaactgtaatacgcacaacgaacacaaaatatacctgtcaacttgaaagttcaagctaaaatcatggtgcactacttgttaaaaatgttttatatacgaatttactccgaatcaagaccccaccttttagtataatcatccagtcagaaatacgacttctctataagtaaccgtataaatacgaagccagaaacgcaactttagtcattcgcagtcgcagtagtagcatacaagttatacgcgcagcatattcttatagtttattttgacttttccataaactacgaaaaccaccatcatatcaacatgtctggacgtggaaaaggaggaaaggtaaaaggaaaagccaagtctcgttcgagcagggccggtcttcagtttcctgttggaagaatacatcgtttacttcgtaaaggtaattacgccgaacgagtcggtgccggtgctccagtttatttggcggctgtgatggaatatcttgccgctgaagttcttgaattggctggaaatgctgctcgtgacaacaaaaaaactcgtattattccacgtcatcttcaattggccatcagaaatgacgaagaattaaacaagctcctttccggtgtgacaatcgctcaaggtggtgttttacccaacatccaggcggtccttttgccgaaaaaaaccgaaaagaaaccataaacagctaactgttgtctctctagttgctgtgagaagcagcaagctacaaaaaaataataatatcggcccttctcagggccatcatttttttaacaaataaaaaaaagaatcacaaactttttttaaagagtaaataaacatacctacttaaagttacataaaacttggcaaaaatttattgcacgatttaaaaaaaaaagagcactcaagatgttttattttcttaatagtttaaaagcaggtaaatttttattgcctctcctagacggcgagctacacgccgcgccggtggggggctagctaatccatgtatatcggttaggctttgatgttttctttctttagtggtaattattatttatctctgaaaagtcaaaattcatccctttaaggaaaagcatacgattgattaaacaacaaagtcataaaaaccacacaactttatttgttacatttcctagaaatataaaaacagtttggaaatcaaacatttattatactggtggtttaactgagagccttgtgatacgtacttttttcatttgtttagaaatatttttgtggttctgaaaagaaccgttttttttcgtcgaaaattaaaatgcgatgaatagtagagagtagattgatgtaactaacgatgaggaagaaacataaaaaccaaacaatgctggtataccggtattgtcgtcgcctcgtagtctcatagataaaacataggttataaaaaaaacttaaccgcCAAAACCGTAAAGTGTACGCCCTTGACGCTTCAAAGCGTAAACGACATCCATGGCGGTGACGGTTTTACGTTTTGCGTGTTCGGTGTAGGTGACGGCATCACGAATGACGTTTTCGAGGAATACCTTCAGGACACCTCTGGTTTCTTCGTAAATGAGACCGGAGATACGTTTCACTCCTCCACGACGTGACAATCTTCTGATCGCGGGCTTCGTGATGCCCTGGATGTTATCACGTAAAACTTTACGATGACGTTTTGCTCCACCTTTTCCCAATCCCTTTCCACCTTTGCCACGACCGGTCATTTTGAATGattattgattcaaattaagctttgtttcacaaaagaaaacgacacagatttgactgcttcgtcgaaaacaactacctgctcgccagattagtcaactcattttatagtttagtttcgctccgcctcttaagttactt
This genomic window contains:
- the LOC662922 gene encoding histone H4: MTGRGKGGKGLGKGGAKRHRKVLRDNIQGITKPAIRRLSRRGGVKRISGLIYEETRGVLKVFLENVIRDAVTYTEHAKRKTVTAMDVVYALKRQGRTLYGFGG